In Flavobacterium gelatinilyticum, a genomic segment contains:
- a CDS encoding homoserine kinase: MTQIKLFCPATIANLSCGFDVLGLCLDNAGDEMIVRKSDQKGVRITKIVGADLPLETEKNVSGVAALAMLATLDELDFGFEIEIYKHIKAGSGIGSSAASSAGAVFGINELLGRPYSRKDLVQFAMQGEKLASGNAHADNVAPALLGGFTLVRSYDPLDIIRIDSPEELYATVVHPQIELKTSDARSVLKQNVSLKSAIMQWGNVGGLVAGLYTKDYELIGRSLHDEIVEPLRSVLIPGFDQIKQTAYENGALGSGISGSGPSIFALSRGKNTADQIAKAMSEVYEKMNLPYEIHVSKINPDGVRILEGN, encoded by the coding sequence ATGACTCAGATTAAACTATTTTGCCCGGCAACTATCGCCAATCTCTCATGTGGATTTGACGTTTTGGGACTTTGCTTAGACAATGCGGGTGATGAAATGATTGTTCGAAAATCAGATCAAAAAGGAGTTCGAATTACTAAAATCGTAGGTGCTGATTTGCCTCTTGAAACCGAGAAAAACGTTTCGGGTGTGGCGGCTTTGGCGATGTTGGCTACTTTGGACGAATTGGATTTTGGATTCGAAATTGAAATTTACAAACATATCAAAGCCGGAAGCGGCATCGGAAGCAGCGCGGCAAGTTCTGCCGGAGCGGTTTTCGGAATCAATGAATTATTAGGAAGACCTTATTCGCGTAAAGATTTGGTTCAGTTTGCCATGCAGGGCGAAAAATTAGCCAGCGGAAACGCCCATGCTGATAACGTTGCTCCTGCCCTTCTTGGCGGCTTTACTTTGGTAAGAAGTTACGATCCTTTGGATATTATCAGAATTGATAGTCCGGAAGAATTGTACGCAACGGTGGTTCATCCACAGATTGAGTTAAAAACGTCTGACGCTCGTTCGGTTTTAAAACAAAACGTTTCCCTAAAAAGCGCCATCATGCAATGGGGAAATGTGGGCGGACTTGTAGCAGGTCTTTACACCAAAGATTACGAGTTGATTGGAAGATCACTTCATGACGAAATCGTAGAACCTTTAAGAAGTGTTTTAATTCCAGGTTTCGACCAAATCAAACAAACGGCTTACGAAAATGGCGCTTTAGGTTCCGGAATTTCAGGTTCTGGTCCGTCGATTTTTGCTTTAAGCCGAGGAAAAAACACCGCAGACCAAATCGCAAAAGCCATGAGCGAGGTTTACGAAAAAATGAATTTACCGTATGAAATTCACGTTTCGAAGATTAATCCAGATGGCGTGAGAATTCTTGAGGGGAATTAA
- the thrC gene encoding threonine synthase, translating into MRYYSLNHNAPKVSFQEAVIQGLASDKGLYFPESITPLNPSFFDKIESLSHEEIAYEAIKQFVGDEIPAEKLKEIIAETLVFDFPVVKVENGIYSLELFHGPTMAFKDVGARFMSRCLGYFNKDKKDAKNTVLVATSGDTGGAVASGFLGVDGVDVVILYPSGKVSDIQEKQLTTLGQNIKALEVDGVFDDCQDMVKKAFLDETLAHKNLTSANSINIARWLPQMFYFFFAYKALKSQNKPLVFSCPSGNFGNICAGIMAKKLGLPIEHFVASTNVNDTVPRFLENGKYDPKPSKATISNAMDVGNPSNFIRIQELYNNDLKAFEKDFSSYSYTDEETLKAMKQIYNTNGYIAEPHGAVGYLGLKKELEKYPNAIGIFLETAHPIKFLDVVEPALGITLPIPTQIESVINEEKVSVKIGTYEELKSFLG; encoded by the coding sequence ATGAGATACTACAGTTTAAACCATAATGCCCCAAAAGTTTCTTTTCAGGAAGCTGTAATACAAGGATTAGCGAGTGATAAAGGATTATATTTCCCGGAAAGCATTACGCCTCTTAATCCTTCATTTTTTGATAAAATCGAAAGTTTAAGCCACGAAGAAATTGCTTATGAAGCTATTAAACAATTCGTTGGCGACGAAATACCTGCAGAAAAACTAAAAGAAATCATTGCTGAAACTCTTGTTTTTGATTTCCCTGTCGTGAAAGTGGAGAACGGAATCTATTCGTTAGAATTATTCCACGGACCAACAATGGCGTTTAAAGACGTTGGAGCGCGTTTTATGTCGCGTTGTTTGGGTTATTTCAACAAAGACAAAAAAGACGCTAAAAACACGGTTTTAGTAGCCACTTCCGGAGATACAGGAGGCGCAGTTGCAAGCGGATTTCTTGGCGTTGATGGCGTTGATGTTGTGATTTTATATCCGTCAGGAAAAGTGAGCGATATTCAGGAAAAACAATTGACGACTTTAGGACAGAACATTAAAGCGCTTGAAGTTGATGGTGTTTTTGACGATTGTCAGGATATGGTGAAAAAAGCGTTTTTAGACGAAACTTTAGCGCACAAAAACCTGACTTCGGCGAATTCTATTAATATTGCACGTTGGTTACCACAAATGTTTTATTTCTTCTTTGCTTACAAAGCGTTGAAAAGCCAAAACAAACCTTTAGTTTTCTCTTGCCCAAGCGGAAACTTCGGGAATATTTGCGCCGGAATTATGGCAAAGAAATTAGGTTTGCCAATTGAACATTTTGTGGCTTCGACAAACGTAAACGACACGGTTCCAAGATTTTTAGAAAACGGAAAATACGACCCGAAACCTTCTAAAGCAACAATTTCTAACGCAATGGACGTTGGAAACCCAAGTAACTTTATTAGAATTCAGGAATTATACAATAATGATTTAAAGGCTTTTGAAAAAGATTTCTCTTCGTACAGCTACACCGACGAAGAAACGCTAAAAGCCATGAAACAAATTTACAATACCAACGGTTACATCGCAGAACCTCACGGCGCTGTTGGTTATTTAGGTTTGAAAAAAGAACTTGAAAAATACCCGAACGCGATTGGTATTTTCTTAGAAACCGCTCATCCAATTAAATTCTTAGATGTAGTTGAACCGGCTTTAGGAATCACGCTTCCAATTCCAACACAAATTGAAAGTGTTATTAATGAGGAAAAAGTGAGTGTGAAGATTGGGACTTATGAGGAGTTGAAGAGTTTCTTGGGGTAA